The Maniola hyperantus chromosome 24, iAphHyp1.2, whole genome shotgun sequence genome contains the following window.
gcagaaaatatggtacatcagcctttagaatgacatttcggctttgtagagcgttgtctctgtcacttatacttatatgacgttttgtcggtctccacGACATAGAacactctacaaatccgctgtcTCCTTGTAAATGTAGATGTACATaattttcagccgcgtactgtaataccACTCACCAGGGTCCGTGTAGGGGTAGGGCGGCGCGGGGAAGTCGTCTCTCTCTATTTTAGACTTGGTGCCGGGCGGAGGCTTGTAGGCCGAGGGGTAGTGAGATAGCTCGATTGGTTCCTGCAAACAGATAGCACTGACGGTACAGAATGTaagcagaacgctagcaaaaacgaacacAGGTCATAGTACTGAtaagatttttgaaacaaaatcttgtattttttataaGTTCACAATATTGTATTGCATAAAACGGGTACATCCCCGATTCATTAGGCGATTTTTGACTGCTATATGTCaataaaccacgaaataagcttaaaattattagttcacaatatattgcaaGTAAAACATCCTACTGACACTAAAGGTTaaaagtcaatgccgcgttgtagacggagcattgacccgagttttgcacgcacacattgcggatttgataaattctaaatcactaaaactataagataaggcaaatggttattgacaTTGGATTGTATtcaggtagtataataataacgctgAGTTTTttctagcgttttggttacactctgtattctACAAATCAACGTGATTAAAAACATATGCTTTTTCGCGAGGAAAGTATTGtcgctagcgtggtagactatgcccaaacccttctcattctgagagtccCGTATTCAATAGCGatctggcgatgggttgatgatgatgatgactagaaGTTCAAGTGTAACGTGGTTAGTGCACCAGGGCCTCACCTCGTTGTTCATATGCGGAGACTTGGGGCGGGGCGTCTCGGAGCGGATGGAGTCGACGAGCACGCGCATGCCGGGCCGCGACGACGCCTTACTGCCGGCGCGAGAGCTGGCGCGCGTGCTAGCAGACGCTATAAGCAACAAaaaattctaatttaatttaatctaaatatatataaaaggaaaaaggtgactgactgatctatcaacgcacagctcaaactactggacggatcgggctgaaatttggcatgctaagaagggattttttaaaaattcagccccctagggggtaaaatagaggtttgaaatttgtgtagtccacgcggacgaagtcgcgagcataagctagtttaatttatttgtacacgaaaaattatgaaaaaagagaaaaaaatggTCACCTCCGAACCATACAACGCCAATAGTCCCAGAAATACTCACATGGCGGCCTGTGGAAGTGTGGCGAGGTGGGCGGCCTGTCGTACGGCTGTACGCATCGCCGCAGCGTGGTCGGCTCGCTCGCTAGGTACGAGTATGTGGTGATGCGATGCGGCGAGCACGTCTCGTCGCGCGAGTCGCGGTACTCACGCAGCGTCAGCCCCGGCGACACTGCTCGGTAGCCGtactataatccatactaatattataaacttctGTAGTACAGGAAAGGAGTTATAAgaagatctgtaggagaaccagagtaaccaacatagctcagcgggttgcggagctgaagtggcaatggccatggcacatagtttgaaaaaccaatagacgttggggccccaagaatggtgacctcgcaccggaaagcgcagagttggaagaccctcccactaggtggacagacgagatCAAAAAGTCGTCCGACTGAAAGGATGACTGTCTGTTTTCCTTTTCACGCCCATCTGCTTAACTCATTTTGActagatttggtacagagatagcttgtattccAGAGataaatataggctacttttatcccgaaaaaccaaagagttccatTAATCCGCATAAAATCGCTGATACCATCTAGAATGCCGACAAATAACACCTTACAAGTTTTACGAGTATGCTAACTTTATCAGTAAGCAGGACAACAAGAAATAGTATAAGAAATTACAACATTTCCCAAGGGGACCTCATAAGAGCTTCTCTTGAGAATTTATGTACACATATTTTCGATTTCAAACTCGATACAAATTAgaagatatttaattttttgcaaaaattatgttttatttgATTACATTAGGATTGATTTGATTCcagctaaaaataaatcaacctgaaaataaaataaaaacaaaaagaatGGTCTATcaggaaataaaaaatatcataaaagaaGAATAAGTAAACTAACTACGATGAAAACCTTcggataatattattaacaatatagACTAAACCCATTTTCTACAAGTGTCACGTTAACTTAAAAGAAAAACTGAATGAGTAAATAGCGTAATTTTTTATGTAGCTTAAGTGACGAAAGTGAAAAATGGATTTTGCCTACAGGAGAGAATATgtataatgttaaaaaataaaaaatgcaaaataatGAACGGACCTTCCTGGTCAAGCTACTGTAGGGGCTGCAGTACGAGCCATTGACGCTGGGCGTGCGCGAGCGCAGCGAGAACTGCCAcatgaaaaacaacaaaaaataaaccaaaaatgTCAAATGCTCTGAAGCTCTAATATAACAAAAGACACTAAAAATATGATTCTAAGCACATGTATTAAAAAACTACAACATTCtcaactaaataataaaatatacaataatgaTGAAACTACGTGGTAATTAaatgaatatattttaatcgtattttaataataaaacatgCTATGGCTTCAGGTAGGAATCCGATGTAATGTCAAACTCTAGTAAATATTTACTCGGCTAAATTAGAAGCTGGACTTAAAAACGGTCTTCATTCCAGCAATAAAGTCTGCTAAAATCCACAAACCTGTAGCTCTGAGGAAGCTCGCTCTAAATCCAGAGGAGCATGGGGCGCAGGCCCACATCGCGGATGCCAAATAGCAGCACCCTGAAGGAACATTTCCTCTCCATCGCCAAAAGGATCTCCGCACTTGCTACAGCGAGCGCACGTCGGGTGGAAGTGATGGTTGTCACCGGCCTATACACAACAAGCGCGAGGTTTACAACTGGTATCCAAGCTATTTTAGCTAGCTTTTCATCTATTTCTCACATGTAATGGCAAACCTACCAAAACCTACTCTGATAATGGAAGAATGTTTGCAGGAGAATATAACGATTAAATTTATTTCACCAGGATTTATAGAAGACAATTGGAAATGTAAGTCCAGATTCTTATCAAAATCAGCGCTctgttataaaattattaaaacatgttttactgcgcaatttatgttaatttctTATCGTCGATTTCTGACATGAAGCGGAATACCTACAAATATCTACTCTGATAATGGAACAATGTTCGCAGGAACACACAATGATCAAGTAGGATTTCCTTTTTCGTATATAACTATCCTCTGACAATAAGTAGTGTCAGAGTATAGGATATTTTAACTGTTTTTGCTCCGAAAAGAGTGCTAACTCACGATGGTTGTGAAATTGGAGGGGTTTGTTTTTGATTGTGGGAACGGTGCTGTATACAGATTTGAGTACTCCTTCGATTTCAAAGGTGTATTACATCTTTTACTTTAGGTCCAACTGGATTTTTAAGACAATTTTACCATAACTAACCAGATAAACTCACCTGCAGCACCTTCCCCGAAATGTACCGCTGACAGTACGCACATCGCACGCCATAGAGACGTTGGTAATCACGCTCACAGTACGGCACGCCTGCGCGCCCCATGTATTCGCCCTGCAGCACCGTACCGCATTCTCCACACGCAAAGCACCACGTGTGCCACTGCCGATCCAAGGCCACTAGGGCCTGTCCTTCCGAAAGTTCTTGTCCGCAACCCGCACATTCTGCACGCAAAATTACACACATAAGTGTACATCAAGACCATGAAACACGATATAGCGTGCACGCACGATATATGAATCTCaaagttaatttttataaaaaaaaccacgGTTATATTCGGGTTCTATGaatttaatcaataaaaaactTTTGATAGACTGCTTCATTAAACCACATAGGAAATTATGTCCTATAGCCAAATACTTCATAACGCCAACCAAACCCGTAAAATATCTAAATAGTTGGAACAATCCACAAAGGTATCGAATACCAGAagcactataaaaataaattaaaactgtaTTAGCGTATTAGGCTGGTAAGTGCCGGTGTAAGATTTCCACATTGGGGATTTGAGCAGGGTTAAACCGCGCGGGGGGACTGCTTGTTTTTGTTTTCACACTCGATTGACCACGTGTTACAGGGGCCAAATGTCGCGGTGTTTCAATTTGTGTAAAAGGGCTCACAGGCAATAaaagaaaggaaaaataaagcaataaaaaGAAAGGTTAACATTTTTGCTGCGTACAGAGTATGCCCAGGGGATGTCGGTTTAGAAAATGATTCTATAGTTAATCTTCTTGCATATCAAAAAATatctaactgactgacataccACCGTACAGCTCAATCAAATGTTGCAtgtaagtaactatatttgtTCTataaagtcaagagtgaataggcgtcatcttctaggcaaacacgctccatcttaggctgcaccatcacttgccaggtctgattgcacccaagcgctagtctatatacCAACATTAAAAAGTCCTCGTTCGGATTTTCAGAAAATCTACCCATGCGAAGACATAGCGGGTCAGTTAGtgattaatgatgatgatcgaATCCTTTTAGTCCCCCGCAGTAGTCAGTACCCACTCTTTTGAAGTCTGACAAACTCACCATTGGGGTCGGGTTGTCGTTGCTCCCGCTCGTGGTCTGTAGGCGTCGTGGGCGAGTGTGGCGAGTGCGGCGTGGGCGGTGTGAGCGGCGAGGCGGGCGACGGCGGCGAGGCTCGCGTGCGCGTGGTGTGCGCGGTGTGTCGCTGCGGCGCGGCGGTGCAGGACGCGCACACTACCTCGCTACCTGTATATGTCACCTTCTCGCCGGATGGGAATGCGCGTCTGTTGAGAGAGTTAGCTattattgaagtgaaacttctttaccGCTGTCGGGAAACAACGGTGTATCTATGATGTAGAACATATTCCAACCTATCATAAACAAACCTAATGTAAAACGAAGGTAATTGAAATGGAAATGACGTCCTGACATGACATGAGACATGAATAAAGCTTTCCTCCTCTAGGAtttagtgtaattttttttggagtGCTGATTAAGAAAATATCGTCTGTTTTCAAATCTTGATACTTGAAATCAGAATTGATTATTGCATTGGTAGCATCATTGATTAGAACTACTGAGTACATTGAAAATGCGGGTAGTATAACAAGAATGAAACTAAGATTTGTGGTATGCCCATAACGATATAAACAGATAACGGAGATCAATTCGAAACTCACTTGCATCTCGCGCAAGTGAAGCACTTCTGGTGATACGTGTTCCCGAGCGCCGACACCACCTCGCCCTCCACGTACTGGTTGCACGCCGCGCAACGCGTGCCGAACGCGCGCTGGTAGTCCTGCAAATATTTGCGATTTATAAATATCTGTACAGGCTGGATGAGGAACACTGATGACGTGTGTCATGGCAAGGTCTCAAAAGGTCCTAATTAAAGCGGTTGTTGTAACTCACCTGGGGACAGTAGTAGTGGCCATCTTTGCAGAAGAAGCCGCCCTTGGCGAGCGAGGCGGAGCACGTGCGGCACGTGAAGCACGCCATGTGGAAGTACTTGTCCGACACGCGCAGCACCTCGCCGCTGCACTTGCCGCCGCACGCGCCGCACACCACCTTCCCTGCAACACCAACCACACAACACTTAACAACTCCATTTTAGTAATCATAACACACGTTCTTGACTTGGCCAATTTGAAATCAAAGGACTTGATGAGAAAAACAGGGAATTTTTTTAGACAAAAGAAAATTGGATTTATCTGCCACATTTTTCGTTACACAAATAATTATGACATATACACTACAACTCATACTGCACTGTTCAAGGCTAAAAGAATTTGAAAGAGGTGGCACATCCTGACAGAAAAACTGGTATTGAAGAAACTGCAGAATTCTGATTCTAGTCATCACtgttataaaacatctttgtaCAATgtggttgcctggaagagatcactttagtgataaggtcgccctttgttttttaagtgtatcctgtattcttactctctgtaaatctattaacaataaagttattttaaattaaattaaaggtaCTGTTGAAGAACGCTTGTCAAATGTTTCTGTATAATCTAGAAGACTAATACAAGCAGAACATACAAGCTTCAAGAACTATTCATagattcaaattttagttagtttttcgaaaatagtagactaatcaaaTATGAAGCCtttgatgtatgattagtctactattttcgaaaaactaactaaaatttgattTTTCGCGGCCGGTTGTATCAAATTTGTAATACCACGAGCGGCGTAACCAACTGTCCATAAACATTATATACAATCAAATCCCGGGTTAGGAAAGCTTTTGGCATCCGTGTTTCTACATTTTAAATGCGGAATGTGCGGTGCCGACGAAAAAAgcattacatttatttatagGGCATCTTTCTGTAGCAATAGTCCAATACGCATGAATAATTTAACTAGGCCACGTGGCTGCATAGCTTTGCGTCAGATAAGCCGATCAATGGAAATAAGCTCCCAGTCGCTGCGTCCCGCTGCGTACGCGCACCGCGCACGCCCTACTCATATAGCGGACATTATTTTCACACTGCCTAAAAcaaccttaaacccagtttcactagcccttaaatcctcttcaacctagttgcctggtagagatcgcttcacagcgataaggccgctgattgtatgttcttctttttaaccgacttcaaaaaaggaggaggttctatgtatgttccccgtgtactcaaaaacgcctggaccgattttaaaaattctttttttgtttgaaagggtatacttcaaagttggtcccatttcaatttggtgaagatctgatgaacatcttcgaagatagatactggaactcctcaacggataagagtaaattgctcgcgatcagtgtaatagcttagtaaacagtagatttttaaccagtcatagcataattccatggggccactaaaaattgtgaaataaaaaatttttacaaaaaaaataaacaccgacttcgttacataaacactaaaaattgaaaaataatttaatttattaccgaatatattatgtatacaagagttaatatagttccataataatattttttggggtcggtgccaatgaggtgccattgtggagtctcataaaaatatgaagtctagacgattcgcgcagctaaagctaattggcaccggcaccaaaaagtattattatggaactatattaactcttgtatacataatatattcggtaataaattaaattatttttcaatttttagtgtttatgtaacgaagtcggtatttattttttttgtaaaaaattttttacatgtttctttttgtgtcttttctttttggtgtacaataaagattattaaactaaacttaactaaacaagTAATATAATGTTTTCAATGTACGTGAGTTTCTTTATCCAACGATGATTTCTACATGCCTGAATAGATTTGGTGTATGGTTTGGTGTATGTTGGTTTAGATGTATGGCGTATCGTTAGATTCCTTACATCCCGAGTGATGCTTATCCATACTggcttttgacgaaatttggaacagagatagcttacatctcggggaaggacgtaagctactttttatcccggaaaatcaaagagttcccacgggatttttaaaaaccttccacgaagtcgcgggtaggtatcatctagtacatttttttttgaataatataaCAGTGTaaataatctatctatatatataaaagtaaaaggtgactgactgactgactgactgactgaatgactgactgactgatctatcaacgcacagctcaaactactggacggatcgggctgaaatttggcatgcagatagctattatatgacgtaggcatccgctaagaaaggatttttgaaaattcaactcctaagggggtgaaatagggttttgaaattttgtagtccacgcggacgaagtcgcgagcataagctagtagtgtAATATAAGTGTAATAATACTtacactataatttttttggaaaaataaatcaatatggCGCCTTTTCAACTGTgaagatttttactttttagttagttttctggcagagcagtcgtgtttttaatttttttaatcacgaCAGTGCAGTGTTAAGTTACCAGTCGTAGAGTTAAGAATATAAGTTTGAATAATAGAATGAATAATATGTTATCGGTAGAAAAACTGTGCTATTTAAAGAAGATGATTAGATACAGTTAATAAGGAAACTTTTTTTCTTTGTACAGAATTCCAAAGGAAGCAAATAATTTTGTCCATCACGACGGTTCGTGCAGGGTCGAGCCCGCTTCGTCCTCACGAGCGCTTCGCTCGCAACAAGGCCGCCCCACGATACTCACGACCAGCCGAGATGAGACTgcacattttttttacatttatagacaagcgcttggctgcaatcagacgtgCTGGCAAGCGATGCCTGCATTTACCTTATTATTGTAAGTAGCTGatagtttatgattccgtggcgtcacccggttcagggtacctgctatctgaaaatcagcgctgtatgttcttgtgcatcaaggctgagctgggacccttttacgggttgtgccaaatttcagcccgatccgtccagtagtttgagctgtgcattggtatatcagtcagtcagtcaccttttccttttatatatatttagactagcttatgctcgcgacttcatccacgtggaccacacaaatttcgaacccctgttttactcccttaggggttgaatttccaaaaatgagTGATCAATATTGAGTCATTGAAATAATgaatcttatagcacaagtaaagagaaaaatccgaaaaccgtgaatttgtggtaacatcacaaaaagtgttatttcttgtacgatggttcggaacccttcgtgtgcaagtccgactcgcacttgactggttttcaTCAAGCAGCGTGTTTGTTATTTAACATCTGCGGCGAATAAATAGGATTAGTGTCACTCGTGCGAGCTTGCGTAAATGGCGGCATTTCCATGAGCCTTTGAGATGTCTATCACACGCCACGTGCTCCATCGCGTATTAAATTACAATCTGACtgttatatgtatatataggtactagcgacccgccccggctttgcatgggtgcagtgtaagatactaatgtggtgtcagtgagatttcaattttcctagggatctctaattttttgaaacttaaactatacctataaaccttcctcttgaatcactctatctattggtgaaaaccgcattaaaatccgttgcgtagtttaaaagatctacgcgttcatacatacagacagcgggaagctactttattttatactatgtaataaAGAGTAAAGATatcgcaggtatattgtcaaagccgtaatattacaattaaacggtagattgtcGATTGACTTCATTTCTTACAATTTAACGGCTTAGTTTTAGTGATGTTGTAATGTCACGGGGtcattaacttggctaatattctttttttttaacttttttaaactgCTTTTAGCCCGACCTGGGAATCGAACTCAGGACCTCGTTATCCGCCTTCGAACATGCTAACGAGGCAGTTCCAGCCTATAATAATATTCATGTTTATCAACACATTATACAATCAGTAATTCATGTTCACCTGCCATACAAGTGAGCATGGATTAAAGTTTTTTCTGTAGTATGAATCACCCGCCACGTGAGACAGGTTTTTGTTTCTGGTTTCGTTTTTGTCGGCACACGATTGCCAAAGCGCGTGATCGATGAACCTCCAACTCCCCGGGCCACGGCTTTTCTACGACCAACAGCTTAAGGCaatggtccgaccgccggcgagaaaatgACTAACTatctatcggcgattttctctctcaaaaaacgtacaataaatgtacattccgtgtaaacgaaagagatgcatatatcaatttattagaagaaaaaagacataagaattttatgtcttttttcttgtacctttatttgtatttaaatttattattaatcatctagttagtgtaagtggcactgccgttctaattagatataaaataaataaaataaaataaataaataaatcaaaagttgctctctgactgaaaaaagtttttttttgtttttttttttttgatacaagttagcccttgactgcaatctcacctggtggtaagtgatgatgcagtctaagatggaaacgggctaacctggaaggaatatggcagtttttattaaacccatgcccctttggtttctactcggcatcgtaccggaacgctaaatcgtttggcggcacggcttcgccggtagggtggtaactagcctcccaccagaccagaccagaaatttataaattataaaattccaaacccctgccaggaatcaaacccgcgaccgcgcgccagggaggtcgttgaGGAAGGTTTGTTGGCCACAGCTCCTGTCGCATCGCGCTTAGCTGTCGCTAGTGATCCAAGGCAATGGCCCCACGGTACAAATCAGTATTATGATTTAATAGCGTATAATGGCATATCGAATTCCCCGTACTTTGCTTCTCATCGTAAATCTTTACGAGTACGGATATAGTCATTTGTGCaatcgtaaaattttattcgaAATGTAGCTCATAGCTCGATGAAACGGGAGTTCTATTTTTTGCTATTAACAGAACCAGATAGTTTATCTGTTAAAATATGAGTTTAAACGTATCTTCtccttccttaccttatcccacgctatatggggtcggcacaacatgtcttcttcttccactcacttctgtcatccgtcaacgtattatccccccctttttcacgcatatcctctttcacgcaatccatccaccttttctttgctCGTCCTCTCCTCCTTTtaccttccacatgcatactttacattcttctagtgacatggcttatCAGTcaggagtcaggctcgcgcaatgagggttccgtactacagtcgtattttttcgaaattttgcacgataattcaaaaactatgacgcataaaaataaataaaaatctgttttagaatgtacaggtaaaccctttcgtatgataccccacttgatatagttatcttactttgaaaattgaaaatactaattattagttcatgaccacaatttaattttttgtgtgtgatctaaccctaaattcacggttttcacattttttcccaaatgtcagctataagatctacctacctgccaaatttcatgattctaggtcaacgggaagtaccctgtaggtttcttgacagacagacggacagacagacagacagacagacagacagacagacagacagacagacagacagacagacagacagacagacagacggacagacagacacaacaaagtgatcctataagggttccgtttttccttttgaggtacggaaccctaaaaaccgaccaagtgcgagtcgactTATGCACAGAGTGTTTCTTACCACTTATAacctacacattttttttttaaataatcgatACTTACAAATATTGTAAATTCGAAAGTGCGTTTGCATGTTTGTTTGCCCTTCcgtcacgccctaactaagcaaccaatcggcTTCCAAAACCAACCAAAACCAAAactttttggcatagagatagttgtaaggacagggagtaacataggctcctggttgtcccggaaaatcaaagagttcccacgtgatttttaaaaacctgaatccacgcggacgatgtcgcgggtatcagctactCATAGACATGTTATACCTAAAAGCACATAGGTATGTATATTCACGGAGTTcagaatcagcttagcttattactactagcagagataatttatttacttgtaataaattatctctatataaatttgttagtgattctctcaaattgatatagttttaggtttaattatgtagtttgattttaatttagtttgtaacgatggggctggcatatagattatctgtaaaagccccttacaaaataacggattaaaaaaaaaaaaaaaactctgctACTTGGTAGGTTTAccattgtcataatattatggtgcaCATGCTGACTCATCAGGCCTGTCTTAGATATCGTATTAGGATTAGGGTAAACAGTTATAAGATTACTaacttcagttttttttaaggTGTGTgtttctccataaacgtgacactggcgaaacactctgtgcccagctggcacacctaaaagccaataattgggaattgaattgaaggtGTGcgtttattactaacaaaaattTTATGATCTCGATATGGTCGATTTCCctaaatgattttaattttttttatactccAACCCGCAAAGGTACCAAGTAAAGGTAAGTATAgttcatacaaaatgacttctcacgcgccattttatatctatgtgtcaactgtcatgtcaaaagtacggttcacctttaacataaggactaaaatcgtacttttgacgggACAGTtgatagttaaaatggcgcgtgagaacgcATTACACAAAACAAGGCCTAAGTCCTAGCCCACAGGCTCGCGCGAGGCACGCGTCGTGTGGAATGCGAGCTGGCTCTGAGCCAAGATCCTCCAttctatatatacaaaattccTTCTTTCTGTCTGCGGCCTAGTAGCTAATACACGTATAGGTCCGGGATCCCCTTTAAGTACCGATAAAACTGACGCCATCATAATATTACGCCTTGTAGACATCTGTTACCAAAAAATTAATGGTCCTGTTAAAAGATCCGAATGACTAAATGACACTTCGAGTTCCTTTTTTTGATTCATACAATTCCTTCTATTGATTTTCAAATCACAGCGGTTctctaatttttatattacctacactaggttatgctcgcgacttcgtccgcgtggactacagaaatttcaaatccctatttcacctccttaggggttgaattttcaaaaaacctttcttagcggatgtctacgacataatagctatctgcatgcaaaatttcagcccgatccatccagtattttgagctgtgcgttgacagatcagtcagtcagtcagtcaaccagtcaatcagtcaccttttcctttcctatatttagactagctaatgcccgcgaatttgtttttgaaaatcccgtgggaactctttgattttccgggataacaagtagcctatgttactctccaggtctttagctatatccaagcaaaaaatcacgtgatccgttgctccgttgcgacgtgattgaaggacaaaccaacaaatcaatgaaccaacaaacaaacacactttcgcat
Protein-coding sequences here:
- the Unc-115a gene encoding actin-binding LIM protein 2 isoform X9 produces the protein MRPKEEVDAKVQTGTFILSEKIDDTKSKKSEKEMKKEMKRLEKEKQEREKREKKEKEKEKLAKRGKVVCGACGGKCSGEVLRVSDKYFHMACFTCRTCSASLAKGGFFCKDGHYYCPQDYQRAFGTRCAACNQYVEGEVVSALGNTYHQKCFTCARCKRAFPSGEKVTYTGSEVVCASCTAAPQRHTAHTTRTRASPPSPASPLTPPTPHSPHSPTTPTDHEREQRQPDPNECAGCGQELSEGQALVALDRQWHTWCFACGECGTVLQGEYMGRAGVPYCERDYQRLYGVRCAYCQRYISGKVLQAGDNHHFHPTCARCSKCGDPFGDGEEMFLQGAAIWHPRCGPAPHAPLDLERASSELQYGYRAVSPGLTLREYRDSRDETCSPHRITTYSYLASEPTTLRRCVQPYDRPPTSPHFHRPPSSASTRASSRAGSKASSRPGMRVLVDSIRSETPRPKSPHMNNEEPIELSHYPSAYKPPPGTKSKIERDDFPAPPYPYTDPERRRRWSDTYKGVADSDDEGERVNGLNGDVDPKLRREEQELSKIETGIAQVFLKEVKEREKLQQWKKQNLDPRNASRTPSASREAGIRLRYSSPVGASPSRSLDYPRALDVAPLPARHHHVPSYNVFTYHLNDVVSSLRAAPRPGYGLAARSHTFSSSTAGDFTFSGLGDKTHSTDFSSGKSDMRTDLCISAGSITDVDRSAVTTDGGVVIRGGGVISAAAGPVGPGSTMGSGVGVRGGGVRRSLPNMATSHLLHEPAKLYPYHLLLITNYRLPPDVDRLNLERHLSDAEFEAILQVGRQEFYRLPQWRRNELKRRARLF
- the Unc-115a gene encoding actin-binding LIM protein 2 isoform X10, which produces MGKVVCGACGGKCSGEVLRVSDKYFHMACFTCRTCSASLAKGGFFCKDGHYYCPQDYQRAFGTRCAACNQYVEGEVVSALGNTYHQKCFTCARCKRAFPSGEKVTYTGSEVVCASCTAAPQRHTAHTTRTRASPPSPASPLTPPTPHSPHSPTTPTDHEREQRQPDPNECAGCGQELSEGQALVALDRQWHTWCFACGECGTVLQGEYMGRAGVPYCERDYQRLYGVRCAYCQRYISGKVLQAGDNHHFHPTCARCSKCGDPFGDGEEMFLQGAAIWHPRCGPAPHAPLDLERASSELQFSLRSRTPSVNGSYCSPYSSLTRKYGYRAVSPGLTLREYRDSRDETCSPHRITTYSYLASEPTTLRRCVQPYDRPPTSPHFHRPPSSASTRASSRAGSKASSRPGMRVLVDSIRSETPRPKSPHMNNEEPIELSHYPSAYKPPPGTKSKIERDDFPAPPYPYTDPERRRRWSDTYKGVADSDDEGERVNGLNGDVDPKLRREEQELSKIETGIAQVFLKEVKEREKLQQWKKQNLDPRNASRTPSASREAGIRLRYSSPVGASPSRSLDYPRALDVAPLPARHHHVPSYNVFTYHLNDVVSSLRAAPRPGYGLAARSHTFSSSTAGDFTFSGLGDKTHSTDFSSGKSDMRTDLCISAGSITDVDRSAVTTDGGVVIRGGGVISAAAGPVGPGSTMGSGVGVRGGGVRRSLPNMATSHLLHEPAKLYPYHLLLITNYRLPPDVDRLNLERHLSDAEFEAILQVGRQEFYRLPQWRRNELKRRARLF